From a single Hymenobacter sp. YIM 151500-1 genomic region:
- a CDS encoding TonB family protein yields MLPRNPASAPLPTAGHLPVEVLRRYVAGTLPPAEQHRVEAHTLDCPHCADILEGLELQPAQVTEASLHELRQRLTARVEELAEAAEPAARPAVAWPRLAVAAALVLLLSTVAWLAWRPASTSLPVASAPEQARQEPAQPAPMQQEAASDRAAVSAPSAPAAAAPSAVRPPAAPTARAKRAVVARNPPPVRPAGTAPVAAPEAADAVAATREGSVSTVLADTVPVANPAVAASTAAPPRAPQVAERAAFREKQTPVGSGRAAGPARTVRGRITDQVTGQGLPGVTVLVPGTQMGASTAPDGSFQLAVPAATRHLTVSSVGYTSQRHTLRPTDSTLTLALAPDTKTLSEVVVVRREPPPAPMSIGAMPAGGYFSFRRYLRDSLDYPERAIASRIEGTVKLRFEVGTDGKVTNIEVVKKLSEECDAEAIRLLREGPSWFPAVQNGRRVARKVEISVPFKLD; encoded by the coding sequence ATGCTTCCCCGTAACCCCGCTTCTGCGCCCTTGCCCACGGCCGGCCACCTGCCGGTGGAGGTGCTGCGCCGCTACGTGGCCGGGACGCTGCCGCCCGCCGAGCAGCACCGCGTGGAAGCGCACACCCTCGACTGCCCCCACTGCGCCGACATTTTGGAAGGCCTGGAGCTGCAACCCGCGCAGGTCACGGAGGCCAGCCTGCACGAGCTGCGCCAGCGCCTTACGGCCCGCGTGGAGGAGCTGGCCGAGGCGGCCGAGCCTGCCGCAAGGCCCGCCGTGGCCTGGCCGCGCCTGGCCGTTGCGGCGGCTCTGGTTTTGTTGCTCAGCACGGTAGCGTGGCTTGCGTGGCGGCCGGCTTCCACCTCGTTGCCCGTGGCTTCGGCTCCTGAGCAGGCCCGGCAGGAGCCGGCCCAACCGGCCCCGATGCAGCAGGAGGCGGCTTCCGATAGGGCGGCTGTTTCGGCTCCCTCAGCGCCGGCCGCTGCTGCTCCTAGCGCCGTCCGGCCGCCGGCAGCACCCACTGCCCGGGCGAAGCGGGCTGTGGTGGCCCGCAACCCGCCGCCAGTTCGCCCGGCTGGCACGGCGCCAGTAGCCGCGCCGGAAGCCGCCGACGCTGTAGCAGCTACTCGGGAAGGCAGTGTTTCGACCGTGCTGGCCGACACTGTGCCGGTAGCTAATCCGGCAGTAGCAGCCTCGACTGCTGCCCCTCCTAGGGCGCCGCAGGTAGCTGAGCGGGCCGCTTTCAGGGAGAAGCAGACGCCTGTTGGTAGCGGCCGGGCTGCCGGCCCTGCGCGCACCGTGCGCGGCCGCATCACCGACCAAGTCACGGGCCAGGGCTTACCGGGCGTCACGGTGCTGGTACCAGGCACCCAAATGGGCGCTTCCACGGCTCCCGACGGCTCCTTTCAACTAGCAGTGCCCGCCGCCACGCGCCACCTCACGGTGTCGTCGGTGGGCTACACCTCCCAGCGCCACACCCTGCGCCCCACCGATTCCACGCTCACCCTGGCCCTGGCTCCCGACACAAAGACGCTGAGTGAAGTGGTAGTGGTGCGCCGCGAACCGCCTCCCGCGCCTATGTCCATCGGGGCTATGCCGGCCGGGGGCTATTTCAGCTTCCGGCGCTACCTGCGCGACAGTCTGGACTACCCCGAAAGGGCCATAGCCAGCCGGATTGAGGGCACCGTTAAGCTTCGCTTCGAGGTGGGAACCGATGGCAAAGTGACGAATATTGAAGTGGTGAAAAAGCTATCCGAGGAGTGCGACGCCGAAGCCATCCGGCTGCTACGGGAAGGCCCCAGCTGGTTTCCTGCCGTGCAAAACGGCCGCCGCGTAGCTCGCAAAGTTGAAATTAGCGTGCCGTTTAAGCTCGACTAG
- the fumC gene encoding class II fumarate hydratase, producing MQFRQEKDTMGTVQVPADAYYGAQTQRSIDNFRIAQDINRMPKEIIRAFAYLKKAAALTNRDAGVLPADKAELIGRVCDEILEGKLDQEFPLVVWQTGSGTQSNMNVNEVIAYRGHVLQGGQLTDEKKVLAPNDDVNKSQSSNDTFPTAMHIAAYKILVEVTIPGLEKLRDTLRQKSEQFMHIVKIGRTHLMDATPLTVGQEFSGYVSQLDHGLRAIRNTLAHLSELALGGTAVGTGINTPPGYAENVARHIADLTGLPFITAENKFEALAAHDAIVEAHGALKTVAASLMKIANDIRLLASGPRAGIGELHIPDNEPGSSIMPGKVNPTQSEAMTMVAAQVMGNDVAINIGGMNGHFELNVFKPLMIYNFLHSARLIGDVCVSFNDKCAVGIEPLEANIKKHVDSSLMLVTALNPHIGYYKAAEIAQTAHRENSTLKETALKLGYLTEEQFDEWLRPEDMVGEIK from the coding sequence ATGCAGTTCCGCCAGGAAAAAGACACCATGGGCACCGTGCAGGTGCCGGCCGATGCCTACTACGGCGCCCAGACCCAGCGCAGCATCGACAACTTCCGCATTGCCCAGGACATCAACCGCATGCCCAAGGAAATTATCCGGGCCTTTGCGTATCTGAAGAAGGCCGCCGCCCTCACCAACCGCGACGCCGGGGTGCTGCCCGCCGACAAAGCCGAGCTGATTGGCCGCGTGTGCGACGAAATCTTGGAAGGCAAGCTGGACCAGGAGTTTCCGCTGGTGGTGTGGCAGACGGGCTCGGGCACCCAGTCGAACATGAACGTGAACGAGGTAATTGCCTACCGCGGCCACGTGCTGCAAGGCGGCCAGCTCACCGATGAGAAGAAGGTGCTGGCCCCCAACGACGACGTGAACAAGTCGCAAAGCTCGAACGACACCTTTCCCACGGCCATGCACATTGCGGCCTACAAGATTCTGGTGGAAGTGACGATTCCGGGCCTGGAGAAGCTGCGCGACACGCTCAGGCAGAAGTCGGAGCAGTTCATGCACATCGTTAAAATCGGCCGCACCCACCTGATGGACGCCACCCCGCTCACCGTGGGCCAGGAGTTCAGCGGCTACGTGTCGCAGCTCGACCACGGGTTGCGCGCCATCCGCAACACGCTGGCCCACCTCTCGGAGCTGGCCCTGGGCGGCACGGCCGTGGGCACGGGCATCAACACTCCCCCCGGCTACGCCGAAAACGTGGCCCGCCACATTGCCGACCTCACCGGCCTGCCCTTCATCACGGCCGAAAACAAGTTTGAGGCCCTGGCCGCCCACGACGCCATCGTGGAAGCCCACGGCGCTCTGAAAACCGTGGCCGCCAGCCTGATGAAAATTGCCAACGACATCCGCCTGCTGGCTTCGGGGCCGCGCGCCGGCATCGGCGAGCTGCACATCCCCGACAACGAGCCGGGCTCCAGCATCATGCCCGGCAAGGTGAACCCCACCCAGAGCGAGGCCATGACCATGGTAGCCGCCCAGGTGATGGGCAACGACGTAGCCATCAACATCGGCGGCATGAACGGCCACTTCGAGCTGAACGTGTTCAAGCCCCTGATGATTTACAACTTCCTGCACTCGGCCCGCCTCATCGGCGACGTATGCGTGAGCTTCAACGACAAGTGCGCCGTGGGCATCGAGCCCCTGGAAGCCAACATCAAAAAGCACGTGGATTCGTCGTTGATGCTGGTTACGGCCCTCAACCCCCACATCGGCTACTACAAAGCCGCCGAAATTGCCCAAACCGCCCACCGCGAAAACTCCACCCTCAAGGAAACCGCCCTCAAGCTGGGCTACCTGACCGAGGAGCAGTTCGACGAGTGGCTGCGGCCGGAGGATATGGTGGGCGAGATTAAGTAG
- a CDS encoding TonB-dependent receptor → MKNKYTASLVLGALLACTSTAATAAGGDKPTLRPKSKSRTQPARKPLKTLEGQAVSGTVLTDIGDPLPGATIFVKGTFVGTSTNSEGHFKLDLDFAQGPVTLVVSFIGYENVELPVSEPNQALSISLTPSIIQLNETVVSASRVEESIMRAPITIEKISSRQIEQISTPEVLAGLGQFKGVDVNSASMLFTSISTRGFNTAKSERVVQLYDYTDAQLPSLSLSPGNLLGIPELDMESIEVVHGPASALYGSNALNGVVLFNSKDPFVYEGLTARVRGGQRNFLDAQVRYAHKLGQKWAFKVNGSYIRALDWLAENYEASATSRAINPEGSPLGTSAVNGYGDSGRQLRRNERLADGSPVNAELAGKTVYLPRFTEAELIANDNYTNAYRLQGSLSYLITKDLKATLDVKRAEGTSTYQNQSRIRMKGLGTNQYRAELKSSRGFLRAYTTEDFTGESYELNSLGNNLQLSPVAEGSAITYADRFYSTFNAEYTRQRNNGVGQDQALAAARQVADATRLSTADPRFGLLRERIIQEADALRRGSKLLLNSFLSDVSGQYTFQLGQATDLVVGGAYRDFRIGSGGGFVLTDRPDRRLHNYEYGGYLQASYRLLDDRLKLAAAGRVDHFRNFEAAFSPRVSAVVSLGQTKQHNLRASYGRAFRAPSQIEQYSRVDVGNVLGLGNIGAGFQGYSLVNAQGQSYQQVLQGVPLASFEFSAPSLELEQVNTYEIGYKGIIGKNLYVDVNCFDSRYNNFIGAVNFIGNPDGTRPTMSQLLASQPDFGPGKPSRIIFAPFNNTQQVHTQGVAAGLNYYWLKAVHLSANYSFNYLNRKELPENFRTFFNTPEQKYNVGVSGSALRHLSYNVNYRWAEGHFQEMPFASGRVADYSSVDVYVGYTVPKLFSTFQVGASNLLDSRNIQVYGGPNLGRLVYAGWLVEFN, encoded by the coding sequence ATGAAGAATAAGTACACTGCTAGTCTTGTACTCGGTGCCCTGCTGGCTTGCACCTCCACGGCGGCTACAGCCGCTGGCGGCGACAAGCCCACGCTTCGCCCCAAAAGCAAAAGCCGGACCCAGCCGGCGCGCAAACCCCTAAAGACTCTGGAGGGCCAGGCCGTGAGCGGCACCGTGCTAACGGATATCGGCGACCCGCTGCCGGGGGCCACTATTTTCGTCAAAGGCACGTTTGTGGGCACCAGTACCAACAGCGAAGGGCATTTCAAGCTCGACCTCGACTTTGCGCAGGGTCCCGTAACGCTGGTCGTTTCGTTTATTGGCTATGAAAACGTGGAGCTGCCGGTTTCGGAGCCCAACCAGGCACTCAGCATCTCGCTGACGCCCAGCATCATCCAGCTGAACGAAACGGTGGTGTCAGCTTCCCGCGTGGAAGAGAGCATCATGCGGGCCCCGATTACCATCGAAAAAATATCGAGCCGGCAGATTGAGCAGATTTCCACCCCGGAAGTGCTGGCTGGCCTGGGCCAATTCAAGGGCGTCGACGTGAATTCGGCCTCCATGCTATTCACCAGTATCAGCACGCGCGGCTTCAACACGGCCAAATCGGAGCGGGTGGTGCAGCTCTACGACTACACCGACGCGCAGCTGCCCTCACTGAGCCTGAGCCCCGGCAACTTGCTGGGCATTCCGGAGCTGGACATGGAGAGCATCGAGGTGGTACACGGCCCGGCCTCGGCCCTGTACGGCTCCAACGCCCTAAACGGGGTGGTGTTGTTCAACTCCAAAGACCCCTTCGTGTACGAGGGCCTGACGGCGCGCGTGCGGGGCGGGCAGCGCAATTTCCTGGACGCGCAGGTGCGCTACGCCCACAAGCTGGGGCAGAAGTGGGCTTTTAAAGTCAATGGCAGCTACATCCGGGCCCTGGACTGGCTGGCCGAGAACTACGAGGCCTCGGCTACCAGCCGGGCCATCAACCCCGAAGGCTCCCCGCTAGGCACTTCGGCCGTGAACGGCTACGGCGACTCGGGGCGGCAGCTGCGCCGCAACGAGCGGCTGGCCGACGGCTCCCCCGTCAATGCCGAGCTGGCCGGCAAAACCGTCTACCTGCCGCGCTTCACCGAGGCCGAGCTGATTGCCAACGACAACTACACCAACGCTTACCGCCTGCAAGGCAGCCTCTCGTACCTGATAACCAAGGACCTGAAGGCCACGCTGGACGTGAAGCGGGCAGAAGGCACGTCTACCTATCAGAACCAGAGCCGCATCCGCATGAAAGGCCTGGGCACCAACCAGTACCGGGCCGAGCTGAAAAGCTCCCGCGGCTTTCTGCGCGCCTACACCACCGAAGACTTCACCGGTGAGTCGTACGAGCTGAACTCGCTGGGCAACAACCTGCAACTGTCGCCCGTGGCCGAGGGCAGCGCCATCACGTACGCCGACCGGTTCTACAGCACCTTCAACGCCGAGTACACGCGCCAGCGCAACAACGGAGTAGGCCAGGACCAGGCCCTGGCGGCGGCCCGCCAGGTAGCCGACGCCACCCGCCTGAGCACCGCCGACCCGCGCTTTGGGCTGCTGCGGGAGCGGATTATCCAGGAGGCCGACGCCTTGCGCCGCGGCTCGAAGCTGCTGCTCAACTCGTTTCTGAGCGACGTGAGCGGCCAGTACACCTTCCAGCTGGGCCAGGCCACCGACCTGGTGGTGGGCGGCGCGTACCGGGACTTCCGCATTGGCTCGGGCGGGGGCTTCGTGCTGACGGACCGCCCCGACCGGCGCCTGCACAATTACGAGTACGGGGGCTACCTGCAAGCTTCTTACCGCCTGCTCGACGACCGGCTGAAGCTGGCCGCCGCCGGCCGGGTAGACCACTTCCGCAACTTCGAGGCGGCGTTTTCCCCGCGCGTGTCGGCGGTGGTTTCCCTGGGCCAGACCAAGCAGCACAACCTGCGCGCCAGCTACGGCCGGGCGTTCCGGGCGCCAAGCCAGATTGAGCAGTACTCGCGGGTGGACGTTGGCAACGTGCTGGGACTGGGCAACATTGGCGCCGGCTTCCAGGGCTACAGCCTGGTCAATGCCCAGGGCCAGTCCTACCAGCAGGTGCTTCAGGGCGTGCCGCTGGCAAGCTTCGAGTTCAGCGCCCCCAGCCTGGAGCTGGAGCAGGTCAACACCTACGAAATCGGCTATAAGGGCATTATCGGGAAAAACCTGTACGTGGATGTCAACTGCTTTGACAGCCGCTACAACAACTTTATCGGGGCCGTCAACTTTATCGGCAACCCCGACGGCACGCGCCCTACCATGTCGCAGCTGCTGGCCTCCCAGCCCGACTTTGGCCCCGGCAAGCCCAGCCGCATCATCTTTGCCCCGTTCAACAACACCCAGCAGGTGCATACCCAGGGTGTAGCAGCGGGGCTGAACTACTACTGGCTGAAGGCCGTGCACCTGTCGGCCAACTACAGCTTCAACTACCTCAACCGGAAAGAGCTGCCCGAAAACTTCCGCACCTTCTTCAACACGCCCGAGCAAAAGTACAACGTGGGCGTCAGCGGCTCGGCCCTGCGCCACCTGAGCTACAATGTCAACTACCGCTGGGCCGAGGGCCACTTCCAGGAAATGCCCTTTGCCTCGGGCCGAGTGGCAGACTATAGCAGCGTCGACGTGTACGTGGGCTACACCGTGCCCAAGCTGTTCAGCACGTTTCAGGTAGGCGCTTCCAACCTGCTCGACTCCCGCAACATTCAGGTGTACGGCGGGCCCAACCTGGGCCGCCTGGTGTACGCGGGCTGGCTGGTGGAATTTAACTAA
- a CDS encoding RNA polymerase sigma factor, whose amino-acid sequence MLFRRLRPAPAAELTDADLLRRYRQEGDVHDLGTLYERHMAGVLAIARRYLRDEDDAKDAVMQLFEHLVSKLRQHEVENFPPWLHATARNHCLMVLRARQRAGPAAGGALVVHFPDAAGMESAAARHLADDDPAEAEHHEQQLQQLEQCLAELPPSQRRCLELFYLEKKSYREVAALTGFDLNAVKSHLQNGKRNLRRFLESPSPSAASTTDASP is encoded by the coding sequence ATGCTGTTCCGCCGCCTTCGTCCTGCGCCTGCTGCCGAGCTGACGGATGCCGACCTGCTCCGGCGCTACCGGCAAGAGGGCGACGTGCACGACCTGGGCACGCTGTATGAGCGGCACATGGCCGGGGTGCTGGCCATAGCCCGGCGCTACCTCCGCGACGAAGACGACGCCAAGGACGCCGTCATGCAGTTGTTTGAGCACTTGGTAAGCAAGCTGCGCCAGCACGAAGTCGAGAATTTCCCGCCCTGGCTGCACGCCACGGCCCGCAACCACTGCCTGATGGTGCTCCGGGCCCGGCAGCGGGCCGGCCCCGCGGCTGGCGGGGCCCTGGTGGTACACTTTCCCGATGCCGCCGGTATGGAATCGGCCGCCGCCCGGCATCTGGCCGACGATGACCCCGCCGAAGCCGAGCACCACGAGCAGCAGCTCCAGCAACTCGAACAATGCCTCGCCGAGCTGCCCCCCAGCCAGCGCCGGTGTCTGGAGCTGTTTTACCTCGAAAAGAAAAGCTACCGCGAAGTAGCCGCCCTCACCGGCTTCGACCTGAACGCGGTGAAAAGCCACCTGCAAAACGGCAAGCGCAATCTGCGCCGCTTCCTCGAATCCCCTTCTCCATCTGCCGCTTCCACCACCGATGCTTCCCCGTAA